A genomic stretch from Chroococcidiopsis sp. SAG 2025 includes:
- a CDS encoding DUF4255 domain-containing protein, translated as MLHDLDKTLEELLKAELPPAFVGTNATTRVSISFATPDREFASQIANAPTIDLFLYDVRENLELRSNEWVVDRQPNGTATRKRPPVRVDCSYAITIWTAGNQSDPQTEHRLLGEVMKALLRHPIIPVAVLQGSMKEQEILPRSLTLRPTQLQSLGEFWQAMGGRPKPALNYTVTIAIPVYEEAETLPLVLA; from the coding sequence TTGCCTCCTGCTTTTGTGGGAACCAATGCAACAACACGGGTGTCCATTAGTTTTGCCACGCCCGATCGCGAATTTGCCAGTCAAATTGCTAATGCTCCAACGATCGATTTGTTTCTGTACGACGTGCGAGAAAATCTGGAACTGCGGAGCAATGAGTGGGTAGTCGATCGCCAGCCCAACGGTACTGCAACGCGAAAACGTCCACCAGTGCGGGTTGATTGTTCTTACGCGATTACCATTTGGACAGCGGGCAATCAGTCCGACCCGCAAACGGAACATCGGCTATTAGGGGAAGTGATGAAAGCACTCCTGCGACATCCCATCATTCCTGTGGCAGTGTTGCAAGGCAGCATGAAAGAACAGGAAATTTTGCCGCGCAGTTTGACGCTACGCCCAACTCAATTACAAAGTTTGGGTGAGTTTTGGCAAGCGATGGGTGGCAGACCCAAACCCGCACTGAATTACACAGTGACGATCGCCATTCCCGTTTACGAGGAAGCAGAAACCTTACCACTGGT